From a region of the Bacteroidia bacterium genome:
- a CDS encoding CotH kinase family protein, translating into MQDSYGDGWNGGSLEVFVNQASVGIYSGQNASSSATFQLCDGDSLELVYTAGDWEEENSYRLLDGAYQLIFQNGPNPTAGLAFASVGNCTTQALPGAHPCVAIPVDTVTCTLANNSDYPGTGLLPNCSSYQGSDIWFKLVVPAPGNLRFETDSGNLNDTGMSIWRGDDCNSLQILACDDDAGEGYFSYLQLESLPVGETIYVQIFGYGGATGDFRLCIKPFQPVQLDSTELPLVLINTGGQTIVPDTKIDCQMEIKYNGLGSLTYVTSPSNVYSGMVGIEIRGATSSGFPQHPYGFETRNADGTNNDVSILGMPSENDWVLISNYGDMSLMRNLIAYDLFAKMGNYSIRQQLCEVLVDSVYQGVYLIGEKVKRDAGRVNISKLNPADTLGDELTGGYILQQNYWNDNNSFLSNYSPIDHPGLDIHYVYEYPDEFAIQLPQKNYIASYVDSMETALYADNFSDTALGYRHYMDVKSFIDYFLVNELARNFDGFKKSIFYHKDKFSKGGKMKAGPVWDFDWAFKNIWGCPSNEVFDGSGWAYLINDCGGQDVNSNGYYVRLLQDSMYANELRCRYEFYRDRFLNPEYLNHFIDSIALRVQHSQERHFSKWNILGQAVVAPEVGAVATEYLAGLDTLKNWISNRCAWLEANIPGHCRVDPTNVKTNITQPGFVLYPNPGNDKITITIEQKESQVELFVIDLSGKRILNKVYQRSGTGNYKLDLNVGDLSPGCYWVEMKQGAEKQVKKWIKL; encoded by the coding sequence ATGCAAGATTCGTATGGCGATGGATGGAATGGAGGTTCTTTGGAAGTGTTTGTTAATCAAGCTTCTGTCGGTATTTATAGTGGTCAAAATGCTTCTAGCTCAGCAACGTTTCAACTATGCGACGGAGATAGCCTGGAATTGGTTTATACCGCCGGAGATTGGGAGGAAGAAAATTCATATCGCTTGTTGGATGGAGCATACCAACTGATATTTCAAAATGGACCCAATCCAACTGCCGGCCTGGCTTTTGCCTCAGTTGGTAATTGCACCACTCAAGCCTTGCCCGGAGCTCACCCCTGTGTTGCCATTCCGGTAGATACGGTTACTTGCACCTTGGCCAATAATTCCGATTATCCGGGAACAGGCTTGTTGCCAAATTGTTCGAGTTATCAAGGTTCGGATATATGGTTTAAACTGGTAGTGCCTGCCCCCGGGAACCTTCGCTTTGAAACCGATAGCGGCAATTTGAACGATACAGGAATGAGTATCTGGAGGGGAGATGATTGCAATAGTCTTCAAATACTAGCTTGTGACGATGATGCCGGTGAAGGCTATTTTTCGTACTTGCAATTGGAAAGTTTGCCGGTGGGTGAGACAATTTACGTGCAAATTTTCGGTTATGGCGGTGCAACTGGTGATTTTCGCTTGTGTATAAAACCCTTTCAACCTGTTCAACTCGATAGCACCGAACTTCCATTGGTACTTATAAATACCGGCGGACAAACCATAGTTCCGGATACCAAAATCGATTGCCAAATGGAAATTAAATACAACGGACTGGGCAGCTTAACTTATGTTACTAGTCCGTCGAATGTGTATAGCGGAATGGTTGGAATAGAAATTCGTGGAGCCACTTCATCCGGATTTCCTCAACATCCGTATGGTTTTGAAACCCGGAATGCAGATGGTACAAACAACGATGTTTCTATTTTAGGTATGCCAAGCGAAAACGATTGGGTGTTGATTTCTAACTATGGCGATATGAGTTTGATGAGAAACTTAATAGCCTACGATTTGTTTGCAAAAATGGGCAATTACAGCATCAGGCAACAACTTTGCGAAGTGCTGGTTGATAGTGTTTATCAAGGTGTTTACCTGATTGGAGAAAAGGTAAAAAGGGATGCCGGAAGAGTAAATATTTCTAAACTGAACCCGGCAGATACACTCGGGGATGAGCTAACCGGCGGTTATATTCTTCAGCAAAATTATTGGAACGATAACAACAGTTTTCTTTCCAATTATTCTCCTATCGATCACCCCGGTTTAGACATTCATTATGTGTACGAATATCCGGACGAATTTGCCATTCAATTGCCACAAAAAAACTATATCGCTTCCTATGTTGATAGCATGGAAACCGCACTCTATGCCGATAACTTTAGCGATACAGCCTTGGGTTACCGCCACTACATGGATGTAAAATCATTTATTGATTATTTTTTGGTGAATGAATTAGCCAGGAACTTTGATGGATTTAAAAAGAGTATTTTCTACCATAAGGACAAGTTTTCAAAAGGTGGAAAAATGAAGGCCGGACCGGTTTGGGATTTTGACTGGGCATTTAAAAATATTTGGGGCTGTCCGTCGAATGAAGTGTTTGATGGTTCGGGTTGGGCTTACCTTATCAATGATTGCGGCGGTCAGGATGTAAATTCAAATGGATATTATGTTCGTTTGCTCCAGGACAGTATGTATGCCAATGAATTGCGCTGCCGTTATGAATTTTACCGGGATAGGTTTCTAAATCCGGAATACCTAAATCATTTTATTGATAGCATAGCCTTGCGGGTGCAACATTCCCAGGAAAGGCATTTCAGCAAATGGAATATTTTAGGACAAGCGGTTGTGGCTCCGGAAGTAGGTGCTGTTGCCACTGAATACCTTGCCGGATTGGATACCTTGAAAAATTGGATTTCGAACCGCTGTGCCTGGTTAGAGGCCAATATTCCCGGTCATTGTAGGGTTGACCCAACCAATGTTAAAACCAACATAACACAACCGGGTTTTGTTTTGTATCCTAATCCTGGTAATGACAAAATCACCATTACTATTGAACAAAAGGAATCCCAGGTAGAATTATTTGTGATAGACCTTTCCGGAAAACGAATTCTAAACAAGGTTTATCAAAGGTCGGGAACCGGAAATTATAAATTGGACTTGAATGTGGGTGATTTGTCACCGGGTTGTTACTGGGTGGAAATGAAGCAAGGGGCCGAGAAACAGGTTAAGAAATGGATAAAATTATAA
- a CDS encoding transglycosylase domain-containing protein yields the protein MKQFIRIGIWFFALGLILLLLIFSFRNTVLNSVLSKKIEQFQNNKGIVISYSEAKFTGIASVTIQQLAVVPKPKDTLLFLGEAQIEIRLTSLLMGRINVKSLSLDKLYLHPKDIFGSKNFQFLLAKDSVTNDKSGGDSKGYAALVDRLLSTLFDLLPASYSVHDLRISGIKDLVCTQIIIDSIRSEKGEYNFWAGIYESGNKSYWHFIGTNDKSNRLISGSIIRNGKKGNVPVLLPLIGFRLSMDTLDFEFRDEGVSGGVLELKSKMRCSNWEMEHWRISPRPVAIPKCGGEIDLKIGKDFVTVDTTSKFFLGEVAAHTFFQFKKELSRQVKLNLTMPETSSQAFFNSLPTGLFTNLEGIQTQGNLSFYLNFSLDLDNPDQVEFDAGLNRKGFKLVKMGAENLSKMNSEFLYTAYENGVPMKTFAVGPSNPDFVPLDKISPLLQQSILSSEDGSFFGHLGFNMDAFKSSITANAKAKRFVRGASTISMQLVKNVFLTRNKTMARKLEEILMVWLIENLRLTSKERMYEVYLNVIEWGPGIYGIGEASDFYFKKAPENLTLNESIFLASIIPSPKWFKYRFDENGHLRSDMEGYFRIISGHLVKRGVITEEVKNDLLPGVELTGRAKEFLHKTDSLLPDSSALEIPVLQVEELPM from the coding sequence ATGAAGCAATTCATCCGAATAGGTATATGGTTTTTTGCCTTAGGATTGATCCTTCTGCTTCTAATTTTTTCGTTTAGAAACACGGTATTAAATTCTGTTTTATCGAAGAAGATTGAACAATTCCAAAACAACAAAGGAATTGTAATTAGCTATTCGGAGGCAAAATTTACAGGAATTGCATCGGTAACCATTCAGCAGTTAGCTGTGGTTCCTAAACCCAAGGATACCTTGTTGTTTTTGGGAGAAGCTCAGATAGAGATTCGCTTAACTTCCTTGTTGATGGGAAGGATTAATGTTAAATCATTAAGTTTGGATAAGCTTTATCTGCACCCCAAAGATATTTTCGGATCAAAAAATTTTCAATTTTTATTAGCCAAGGATTCGGTAACAAATGATAAGAGTGGGGGCGATTCAAAAGGTTATGCAGCCTTGGTAGATAGGTTGTTGAGTACCTTGTTTGATTTATTGCCGGCCTCTTATTCTGTTCATGATTTAAGGATTTCGGGAATTAAGGACCTGGTTTGTACACAGATCATTATTGATTCAATTAGGTCGGAGAAAGGAGAATATAATTTCTGGGCAGGAATTTATGAATCAGGAAATAAGAGTTATTGGCATTTTATTGGAACAAACGACAAATCGAATCGTCTTATATCCGGATCTATTATTCGAAATGGAAAAAAGGGAAATGTTCCGGTTCTACTGCCCTTGATAGGATTTAGGCTTAGTATGGATACCTTGGATTTTGAGTTTCGGGATGAAGGTGTAAGCGGTGGAGTGTTGGAGTTGAAATCAAAAATGAGGTGCAGTAACTGGGAGATGGAACACTGGAGAATTTCCCCCAGACCTGTTGCTATTCCAAAGTGCGGAGGAGAAATTGATTTGAAAATTGGAAAGGATTTTGTGACTGTAGATACCACTTCCAAGTTCTTTTTGGGGGAGGTTGCAGCGCATACTTTTTTTCAGTTTAAGAAGGAACTTAGCCGTCAGGTCAAGCTGAATTTAACCATGCCCGAAACTTCCAGTCAGGCATTTTTTAATTCCTTGCCTACAGGTTTGTTTACCAATTTGGAAGGTATTCAGACCCAGGGAAATTTGTCATTTTATTTGAATTTCAGCCTCGACCTGGATAATCCGGATCAGGTGGAATTTGATGCCGGATTGAACAGGAAAGGATTTAAATTAGTTAAGATGGGGGCCGAGAATTTGTCCAAAATGAATTCGGAATTCCTCTATACAGCTTATGAAAATGGGGTTCCAATGAAAACCTTTGCAGTTGGACCTTCTAATCCGGACTTTGTTCCGCTTGATAAAATTAGTCCACTCCTACAGCAATCCATTTTAAGCAGTGAAGATGGAAGTTTCTTTGGACACCTGGGATTTAATATGGATGCCTTTAAATCAAGCATAACAGCTAATGCCAAAGCCAAACGGTTTGTTCGAGGGGCTTCAACCATTTCGATGCAACTGGTAAAAAATGTGTTTTTGACCAGGAACAAAACCATGGCACGTAAGCTGGAAGAGATATTAATGGTTTGGTTAATTGAAAATCTTAGACTAACTTCTAAAGAAAGAATGTACGAAGTTTATTTAAATGTAATTGAATGGGGCCCCGGAATTTATGGCATTGGTGAAGCATCTGATTTTTATTTTAAAAAAGCACCGGAAAACCTTACCTTAAACGAAAGTATTTTCCTTGCCTCTATTATTCCAAGCCCCAAATGGTTTAAGTATCGTTTTGATGAAAATGGACATCTGCGTTCGGATATGGAAGGTTATTTCCGAATCATTTCAGGCCATTTGGTTAAAAGAGGGGTTATTACTGAAGAAGTAAAAAATGATTTGTTGCCGGGTGTGGAACTTACCGGCCGGGCAAAAGAGTTCCTTCATAAGACTGATTCATTGCTGCCCGACTCAAGTGCCTTGGAAATTCCGGTTTTGCAGGTGGAAGAATTACCCATGTAA
- a CDS encoding MarR family transcriptional regulator, with the protein MAKDEVLLLENQLCFPLYVASRLTTRVYTPLLEELGLTYPQYLVLLVLWENDNLSVGELSKKLYLDYNTLTPLLKRLEDKNLVIRKRSPSDERSVKIQLTELGSDLRQKAFCIPENLIVSLNNSVLNLEEIQQFKLTLNKLINALEK; encoded by the coding sequence ATGGCTAAGGATGAAGTCCTTTTACTCGAAAACCAGCTTTGTTTCCCACTTTATGTGGCCTCCAGGCTAACTACACGGGTTTATACTCCTTTGTTGGAGGAATTGGGGCTAACCTATCCTCAATACCTGGTGTTGTTGGTTTTATGGGAAAATGATAACCTAAGCGTAGGGGAGTTAAGTAAGAAATTGTATCTTGATTACAATACCTTAACTCCCCTGCTTAAACGATTAGAAGACAAAAATCTGGTTATACGCAAACGCTCTCCAAGTGACGAACGATCAGTCAAAATTCAATTAACAGAATTGGGTTCTGATTTAAGGCAAAAAGCCTTTTGTATTCCTGAAAATCTTATTGTTTCATTGAATAATTCTGTCCTTAATTTAGAGGAAATTCAACAATTCAAACTTACCTTGAATAAACTAATTAATGCCTTGGAAAAATAG
- a CDS encoding nucleoside phosphorylase: MAIKESELILNPDGSVYHIALSSEMVADHVILVGDPGRVKTVSARFDKIHFERQHREFITHTGEYKGKLVTVISTGIGTDNIDIVLNELDAAVNIDLKTREIKKNLRKLNLIRIGTSGSLQADIPVDAYVASTFGLGLDILLNYYELDHTDLEEELADAFEEHTQWPATLHLPVFVEGSKSLLKKALPFTKQGITATAPGFFGPQGRQLRLKPLVQDLNELLTDFHYQEHRITNFEMETSALYGLGRALGHNCITICAIIANRIKKEYSKNSQKSIETLIDLVLEEMIAK; encoded by the coding sequence ATGGCAATAAAGGAATCTGAATTAATTTTAAATCCGGATGGAAGTGTTTACCACATTGCGCTTAGCTCTGAAATGGTAGCAGATCATGTAATTTTAGTTGGTGATCCAGGTAGGGTCAAGACAGTTTCTGCTCGATTTGATAAAATTCATTTCGAACGTCAGCATCGGGAATTTATAACCCATACCGGAGAGTATAAGGGGAAATTGGTTACTGTTATTTCAACCGGAATTGGTACAGATAATATTGATATCGTATTAAATGAATTGGATGCGGCTGTTAATATTGATTTGAAAACCAGAGAGATAAAAAAGAATCTCAGGAAATTAAATTTGATTCGTATTGGTACTTCAGGCTCCCTGCAAGCAGATATTCCGGTAGATGCCTATGTTGCCAGTACATTTGGTTTGGGGTTGGATATTTTGTTGAATTATTATGAATTAGATCATACTGATTTGGAAGAGGAATTGGCAGATGCATTTGAGGAACATACCCAATGGCCGGCTACCCTTCATTTACCAGTGTTTGTTGAAGGAAGTAAATCGCTGCTGAAGAAGGCATTGCCTTTTACTAAACAAGGAATTACTGCTACTGCACCAGGATTTTTTGGTCCTCAAGGAAGGCAATTGAGATTAAAACCTTTAGTACAGGATTTGAATGAACTCTTAACCGATTTCCATTATCAGGAACATCGTATAACCAATTTCGAAATGGAGACATCGGCACTTTACGGTCTGGGAAGGGCTTTAGGTCACAATTGCATAACTATCTGCGCCATTATTGCTAACCGTATTAAAAAGGAATACAGTAAAAATTCCCAAAAATCCATCGAAACCTTGATTGATTTGGTTTTAGAAGAAATGATCGCTAAATGA
- a CDS encoding nucleotidyltransferase family protein codes for MDERTGFKDSLELLQACIIESEAESLKVFQNWLQSGHFDIRFSTAEFRFLPYLWFRHQETLEKNDVWHKIQGLFKRTYFHNTQLLLLAKQLSSQLDERGITHAFCKGSVYLLTKYPHLGSRPMADLDILVHPEDLEKTASVLEGMQFTPTRPLWESKFVHKHSLGFTNSKNLSLDLHTRPSPSVINGFDSRYFLSNLARETTKFGKLPLLDLKKALEFTLLNNLYSRDVHWMLDLLLADPQRQHLTLFFEQLKSFPELRNALIFRIQKNYPSLLPSGIIVAELPQFYIRFLENLFLDKPETTYANHLYWYYGFNGKHMKNPQFNPVYWIKLGVYSLVWFWRKKVEWI; via the coding sequence ATGGACGAAAGAACCGGTTTTAAAGATTCGTTGGAGTTATTGCAGGCCTGCATTATTGAATCGGAGGCAGAATCCTTGAAGGTATTTCAAAATTGGTTACAATCGGGCCATTTCGATATTCGATTTTCAACAGCCGAGTTCAGGTTTTTACCCTATTTATGGTTCCGACACCAGGAAACATTAGAGAAAAATGATGTTTGGCATAAAATTCAAGGCCTTTTTAAGCGCACCTATTTTCACAATACACAATTATTACTATTGGCAAAACAACTTTCCTCACAACTAGATGAACGAGGAATAACCCATGCCTTTTGCAAAGGTTCAGTGTATTTGCTAACCAAGTACCCCCATTTAGGTTCCCGGCCTATGGCGGATTTAGATATTTTGGTGCATCCGGAAGATCTAGAAAAAACCGCATCTGTATTGGAAGGAATGCAATTTACCCCTACCCGACCGCTTTGGGAAAGTAAGTTCGTTCACAAGCACTCCCTGGGGTTCACAAATAGCAAAAATCTAAGTTTGGATTTACACACCAGGCCTTCACCATCCGTTATAAATGGCTTTGATTCAAGGTATTTTTTGTCAAACCTAGCTCGGGAAACTACTAAATTTGGAAAATTACCCTTGTTAGATCTCAAAAAGGCTTTGGAATTTACATTGCTTAACAACTTGTATTCCAGGGATGTACATTGGATGCTAGACTTGCTATTGGCCGATCCCCAAAGGCAACATCTAACTCTGTTTTTCGAACAGTTAAAAAGCTTTCCTGAATTACGAAATGCATTGATTTTCAGAATCCAAAAAAACTATCCTTCCTTGCTACCAAGCGGAATTATCGTTGCCGAGTTACCCCAATTTTACATCCGATTTCTTGAAAATTTGTTTTTAGACAAACCGGAAACTACCTATGCCAATCATTTGTATTGGTATTATGGATTTAACGGAAAACATATGAAAAATCCCCAATTTAACCCAGTCTATTGGATAAAACTTGGAGTTTATAGCCTTGTCTGGTTCTGGAGAAAAAAAGTTGAGTGGATTTAA
- a CDS encoding universal stress protein yields MSNPNKILVPIDFSEQAIIAFEQAQNLAKVFNAEITLLFIEEESSLLGRLFQDDNEQIERKKLHEQLQAKLDSFAKDAENKSGIRVDTVISHGKIYEKVTEVAEMIQATFICMGTNGSIGIKKKFIGSNALRVVRESKIPVITIHGKNHRRGCKNIVLPLDLTKETREKVNRAIEFAKHFGSTIRVVSVITSTDEFVVNRLTRQMDSTQKFIEKENVECTAEIIRSGRTGESVADSVIDYANKVKADLIIIMTQQELEFTEMFIGSAAQEVINNSEIPVMSIVPQLKKDTTVFHPY; encoded by the coding sequence ATGAGTAACCCTAACAAAATTCTAGTTCCAATCGATTTTTCAGAGCAAGCAATTATTGCCTTTGAGCAAGCCCAAAATCTAGCCAAAGTTTTTAATGCTGAAATTACGCTATTGTTTATTGAAGAAGAATCCAGTCTGTTAGGCAGGTTGTTTCAGGACGATAACGAACAAATCGAAAGAAAAAAGCTTCATGAACAACTTCAGGCTAAATTAGATTCTTTTGCTAAAGATGCAGAAAACAAAAGTGGAATTCGGGTTGATACAGTGATTAGTCATGGTAAAATTTATGAAAAAGTTACGGAAGTAGCAGAAATGATTCAGGCTACCTTCATCTGCATGGGTACGAATGGCTCCATTGGAATTAAAAAGAAATTTATTGGTAGTAATGCACTTAGAGTGGTTCGGGAATCAAAAATTCCGGTTATTACCATTCATGGAAAAAATCATCGACGCGGCTGTAAAAACATTGTATTACCTTTAGATTTAACAAAAGAAACCCGCGAAAAAGTAAATCGGGCAATTGAGTTTGCTAAACATTTCGGGTCCACCATTCGGGTCGTTTCAGTTATTACCAGCACCGATGAATTTGTAGTCAACCGTTTGACTCGCCAAATGGATTCTACACAAAAATTTATCGAAAAGGAAAATGTTGAATGCACCGCAGAAATTATTCGTTCAGGTCGCACAGGTGAATCGGTTGCGGATAGCGTTATTGATTATGCAAACAAAGTAAAAGCCGATTTGATTATCATCATGACTCAACAAGAGCTTGAATTTACCGAAATGTTCATAGGTTCAGCCGCACAAGAAGTTATTAATAACAGCGAAATTCCGGTGATGAGTATTGTACCTCAATTGAAAAAGGATACTACCGTATTTCATCCATATTAA
- a CDS encoding NAD(P)-dependent alcohol dehydrogenase: MKAAVYSSYGPPEIIRLEEIPRPIPKAGEVLVKVMFSSVNRTDCGFRSAEYFISRFWSGLWKPNFSVLGCEFSGIVEEVGQGVSQFKKGDRVFGFNDQTFGGHAEFLIQKENDAIALIPEGVSFETAAVLTEGAHYALVDIKASGIVSGQKALVYGATGAIGSAAIQILKSMNVFVVAVVNSKNYQTIQNLGVVDELWDYQTRDFTQTQHRFNLVLDAVGKSSFGVCKKLMTENGIYISTELGKNWENVWLPMLKPFMNGPRVMFPMPSIAKSDVEFLGELASQGLLKPIVDRSYSLDQIVEAYRYVETGQKLGNVLLKI, from the coding sequence ATGAAAGCTGCTGTTTATTCCAGCTATGGTCCACCGGAAATTATTCGTTTAGAAGAAATACCACGTCCAATTCCTAAAGCCGGAGAGGTATTGGTAAAGGTGATGTTCTCGTCGGTAAACCGCACCGATTGCGGATTTCGAAGTGCAGAATATTTTATTTCCCGATTTTGGAGCGGATTGTGGAAGCCAAATTTTTCTGTGTTGGGTTGCGAATTTTCGGGTATTGTTGAGGAAGTAGGGCAGGGGGTAAGCCAATTTAAAAAAGGTGACCGGGTTTTTGGATTCAACGATCAAACTTTTGGCGGACATGCTGAATTTTTAATTCAGAAGGAAAACGATGCCATAGCCTTGATTCCCGAAGGTGTTTCATTTGAAACCGCCGCTGTATTAACGGAAGGTGCTCATTATGCTTTGGTGGATATCAAAGCATCGGGAATAGTTTCAGGTCAGAAGGCCCTGGTGTATGGTGCTACCGGAGCAATTGGTTCTGCAGCTATTCAGATTCTTAAATCTATGAATGTTTTTGTTGTTGCCGTGGTAAATTCTAAAAATTACCAGACTATTCAAAACCTGGGTGTTGTGGATGAGCTCTGGGATTACCAGACCCGGGATTTCACCCAAACGCAACATCGGTTTAATTTGGTGCTGGATGCAGTTGGTAAATCTTCCTTCGGAGTTTGTAAAAAGTTAATGACAGAAAATGGGATTTATATTTCAACCGAATTGGGGAAAAACTGGGAAAATGTTTGGTTGCCTATGTTGAAACCGTTTATGAATGGTCCCAGAGTTATGTTTCCTATGCCCTCCATAGCAAAATCAGACGTGGAATTTTTAGGGGAACTAGCCTCCCAAGGTCTTTTAAAACCAATAGTAGATAGAAGCTATTCATTGGATCAGATAGTTGAAGCCTACCGATATGTTGAAACCGGACAGAAATTGGGTAATGTGCTTTTGAAAATATAA
- a CDS encoding glutathione peroxidase, whose protein sequence is MSTTNFYSFSANRINGQACSMEEFKGKVILVVNTASKCGLTPQFEGLESLYKKYQDQGLVILGFPCNQFAGQEPGDASEIQEFCQLNYGVSFPMFEKIDVNGSNAHPIFKYLKKEQGGFLIDEIKWNFTKFVIDRNGNPVERFAPTVLPKDIEPTLQKLLANG, encoded by the coding sequence ATGTCAACAACCAATTTTTATTCCTTTTCAGCCAATCGAATTAATGGCCAAGCCTGCTCTATGGAAGAGTTTAAAGGCAAAGTAATTTTAGTAGTAAACACGGCTAGCAAATGTGGTTTAACCCCTCAGTTTGAAGGCTTGGAATCCTTGTACAAAAAATACCAGGACCAAGGTTTGGTAATTCTCGGATTTCCATGCAACCAATTTGCCGGACAAGAGCCGGGTGATGCCTCCGAAATTCAGGAGTTTTGCCAACTTAACTACGGGGTTAGTTTTCCCATGTTTGAAAAAATTGATGTTAATGGTTCAAATGCGCATCCAATTTTTAAATACCTTAAAAAGGAACAAGGTGGCTTTTTGATTGACGAAATCAAATGGAATTTTACCAAATTTGTCATCGATCGAAATGGAAATCCTGTGGAACGTTTTGCTCCAACAGTTTTACCCAAAGACATCGAACCAACTCTTCAAAAACTATTGGCCAATGGCTAA